One stretch of Euphorbia lathyris chromosome 7, ddEupLath1.1, whole genome shotgun sequence DNA includes these proteins:
- the LOC136200557 gene encoding homeobox-leucine zipper protein HDG8-like, with protein sequence MESEISPLLTDIAIRLLQLVIRKSESLDSHEAIQIDLHNKITCSSYLNLRVLVKKELKNSDVGGLGRIILPKVTSAAIQYTSSMMRFVNFWTETNFDGRLVIHCDSYKKAFPRTNHFKTSNVPTESSKSSGTVPINAMTLVEMFLDSSKWVVDLFLTIITKASIMQVLETGTLCKTNTCLKHIKNNFKFVSLDKNQATLGII encoded by the exons ATGGAATCTGAGATATCTCCACTGTTGACGGATATTGCGATTAGGTTACTGCAACTCGTGATTCGTAAATCAGAATCTCTTGATAGTCATGAAGCCATACAAATTGATCTTCACAATAAAATAACCTGCAGCAGCTACCT AAATTTAAGAGTGTTGGTGAAGAAGGAGCTGAAGAACAGTGATGTTGGGGGTTTGGGGAGGATTATACTTCCAAAG GTTACAAGTGCAGCTATCCAGTACACAAGTAGTATGATGCGGTTTGTGAATTTCTGGACTGAGACTAATTTTGATGGAAGATTGGTCATTCATTGTGATAGCTACAAAAAAGCATTCCCTAGGACAAATCATTTCAAAACATCAAATGTACCTACCGAATCATCCAAGAGTTCAGGAACTGTGCCAATAAATGCAATGACCTTGGTTGAAATGTTCCTAGATTCG AGTAAATGGGTGGTGGACCTCTTTCTGACAATTATTACCAAAGCATCCATAATGCAAGTACTTGAAACTGGAACATTATGCAAAACAAACACATGTTTGAAACACATTAAAAACAACTTCAAGTTTGTTAGCTTGGACAAAAACCAAGCAACGCTAGGTATTATCTAG